TGCCCGCGGCCTGCAGCTGCCCGGTGAGCACCGCACGCAGCTCGAGCAGCAGCTCGACGTCGAGGGCGGCGTACCTCAGCCACGACTCGGGCAGCGGGCGGGTGGACCAGTCGGCCGCCGAGTGCTCCTTGGCCAGCTCGTAGCCCAGGTTCTCCGCGACGACGGCGGCCAGCCCGACCCGCTCGCGGCCGAGGAGCCGGGAGGCGAGCTCGGTGTCGAACAGCGTCGCCGGGGTCAGCCCGAGCTCGCGCAGACAGGGCAGGTCCTGGTCGGCGGCGTGCAGCACCCACTCGGCGGGGTTGATCACGGCGGCGAGGCTGCCCAGGTCGGGCAGCGGGACCGGGTCGATGAGCACCGTGCCCGCGCCCGCACGGCGGAGCTGGACCAGGTAGGCGGCCTGGCCGTAGCGGTAGCCCGAGGCCCGCTCCGCGTCCACGGCGACCGGCCCGGTGCCGGCGGCCAGGCGGGCGACGACGTCGGCCAGAGCCTGGGGGGTGTCGACGACCGGGGGCACACCGTCGGCCGGCTCGGTAAGCGGGACCGGTGGGAGCGTGCCTGAGCTCGGCGCGGTCACCACCGCGGGGGCGGCGTTGGACGGTGGGACGGGCACGTCCGTCACGCTACGCCCTGCCCGTCCGCCCGGCGTCGCACCGCGCTCAGCGTCGCCGTGTGAGGGAGGTGACATTGTCGGGCAGCGGCTCGAGCCCCGCCGTCGTGCAGGTCAGGGCCGCCCAGGCCAGCAGGTGCGGGCCGAGGTCCGTCGTCGTCGGAGTCCACGACGCCCGGACCTCGATCTCCACCTGCCCGCCGCGCAGCTCGAGGCCACCGAAGGTCTCGGAGAGCACCCGGGTGACCGTGCCGGAGAGGTCGTGGTAACCGACGCCGGCCTCGGTGAGCGCGTCGGTCAGCCAGGTCCAGCCGACCTCGCCGAGCATCGGGTCGGCGCCCATCTCGTCCTCGAGGCGGGCCTTGGCCATCACGATGACCCGGAACGTGCCGTGCCAGGCCTCCTGGCCCGCGGGATCGTGCAGGACGACGAAGCGGCCGTGGCCCAGGAAGCCGTCCGGGTCCATCGTGCCCGGGGTGGCGTTGACCTCACCCGTCAGGGCCAGCGCGTAGGGGGCGATCCGCGACGGTGCGGGCACCTCCTCGAGGCGGAGCTCGGGACGCACCCGATGGCCGCGCAGGCTTTCCAGCGCGTCCTGGAAGTCCGGTGGCGCCACCGGGACGTCTTCCTTCACGTGCTCAGGCTAGGCCGGGAGCCGACGGCGCGGGAGAGGCGCGCCGCAGCGGCCCGATTACACTGGCCCGGACCGGACGGGGAGACCAGGCGCGCGCCCCCACGCGCAGGAGGACCGCACGCAAT
This window of the Georgenia yuyongxinii genome carries:
- a CDS encoding DUF3000 domain-containing protein, whose protein sequence is MKEDVPVAPPDFQDALESLRGHRVRPELRLEEVPAPSRIAPYALALTGEVNATPGTMDPDGFLGHGRFVVLHDPAGQEAWHGTFRVIVMAKARLEDEMGADPMLGEVGWTWLTDALTEAGVGYHDLSGTVTRVLSETFGGLELRGGQVEIEVRASWTPTTTDLGPHLLAWAALTCTTAGLEPLPDNVTSLTRRR